One genomic window of Musa acuminata AAA Group cultivar baxijiao unplaced genomic scaffold, Cavendish_Baxijiao_AAA HiC_scaffold_1137, whole genome shotgun sequence includes the following:
- the LOC135670948 gene encoding dehydration-responsive element-binding protein 2A-like has protein sequence MAMEQERKKRQPRRGHDGPNSVAETIARWREHNGQLDADNCVRRAPAKGSKKGCMKGKGGPDNPNCQYRGVRQRTWGKWVAEIREPNRGNRLWLGTFPTALEAAVAYDEAARAMYGPYARLNLPERYGDSQLGATNGSCESCMTSHQSHSDVGISSSGETEVIPKIEKTDERDNGLSSSGNHKMEHSQPGYWNEDFPIDEIFLEALLEGMDADCTGTYHQIGMGDGDAYQRRGDVSDFPFHPQNADAEMLGAFPQVDEGLNGFDPDDYFLWPIEGD, from the coding sequence gAAAAAGCGACAACCACGAAGGGGGCATGATGGTCCCAATTCTGTGGCAGAAACTATTGCTCGATGGAGAGAGCACAACGGTCAACTGGATGCCGATAATTGTGTCCGTCGAGCACCGGCAAAAGGTTCAAAGAAAGGTTGTATGAAAGGCAAAGGAGGTCCAGATAATCCAAACTGCCAATACCGTGGTGTCAGGCAGCGAACATGGGGCAAATGGGTCGCTGAGATCCGAGAACCCAATCGTGGTAATCGACTGTGGTTAGGCACCTTCCCAACTGCGCTGGAAGCTGCTGTTGCTTATGACGAAGCTGCAAGAGCTATGTATGGACCTTATGCCCGTCTCAACTTGCCCGAACGTTATGGTGATAGTCAACTTGGTGCAACTAATGGATCATGCGAATCCTGCATGACGTCGCATCAGTCTCATTCGGATGTCGGTATTTCAAGCTCAGGGGAAACCGAGGTGATACCAAAAATCGAGAAGACGGATGAGCGGGACAATGGACTATCATCATCAGGCAATCACAAGATGGAGCATTCTCAACCTGGATATTGGAATGAGGATTTCCCTATAGATGAAATTTTCTTGGAAGCATTGTTAGAGGGGATGGATGCTGATTGCACCGGTACTTATCACCAAATTGGCATGGGTGACGGTGATGCTTATCAGCGACGCGGTGATGTCTCGGATTTCCCATTCCACCCTCAGAACGCCGACGCCGAGATGCTTGGGGCTTTTCCTCAAGTAGATGAAGGCCTAAATGGTTTTGATCCCGATGACTATTTCTTATGGCCTATAGAAGGAGACTAG
- the LOC103974010 gene encoding non-classical arabinogalactan protein 31-like: protein MVDHHLSVVPDQLTAEQDMPAKLPWSLLAVMALLLGTTGVFPAAAAGEAGRKVIVAVEGLVSCQDCASVGTWELAGSRRLPAARVGITCKDHRGRVVLYRAATADDNGYVFAELYTTTMRGGYFDPAESCAVRLLVSPDDRCSSVTDVNGGDRGTPLRYQNTTIPGQYADLDVYVAGPLAFKPAYCPPKAT, encoded by the coding sequence ATGGTCGATCACCATCTCTCCGTCGTTCCAGATCAGCTCACAGCAGAACAAGACATGCCGGCCAAGCTTCCGTGGTCTCTCCTCGCCGTCATGGCGCTCCTCCTGGGGACCACAGGCGTGTTCCCAGCGGCGGCGGCTGGCGAGGCGGGGAGGAAGGTGATAGTGGCGGTGGAGGGGTTGGTCAGCTGCCAGGACTGCGCCAGCGTGGGGACGTGGGAGCTTGCCGGCTCCAGACGGCTACCGGCGGCCAGGGTGGGCATCACCTGCAAGGACCACAGGGGGCGGGTGGTGCTGTACAGGGCGGCGACGGCGGACGACAACGGGTACGTGTTCGCTGAGCTGTACACCACCACCATGCGCGGCGGCTACTTCGACCCGGCCGAGTCCTGCGCCGTGCGCCTCCTGGTGTCGCCCGACGACCGCTGCAGCAGCGTCACCGACGTCAACGGCGGCGACCGGGGGACGCCGCTGCGCTATCAGAACACCACCATCCCGGGGCAGTACGCCGACCTCGACGTGTATGTGGCGGGGCCGCTGGCCTTCAAGCCGGCCTACTGTCCCCCAAAGGCGACTTAA